The following DNA comes from Poecilia reticulata strain Guanapo linkage group LG16, Guppy_female_1.0+MT, whole genome shotgun sequence.
TCATTCATctatatcagaatattccatcctattctattgttatagccactaagcatatttaaatatgctgaactatgtattaaaaacatactaaataataaaattgtttataaatgtagctttgatagatgattgaatttggtttccagtaacaaaaaagcgtgttatgatcgattaaatgcgctgatacgtcattgtgctgctaaacacataagctgagtggagtggtggaccgctccaagatggccgccctaaatctcgtcagcgacaataggccagagcggccatgagggtctatccttatattatatCTATAACGTAACGATCGCTCTCCTCAACATGGAACTCTCCTTACTTTAATAAAGCTCTCTATCCCGAACATGtgtgccccctgctggtgtgGCGGTAGTAGTGCAACACTGCTTCCCTCAACCTAGCTGTCGCCATGGTAACCACTGTCTGCTCTCCAGTTCCAGGCCATGAAGGCTGCCTGGTGTTTGGGACGGTCGAGGAGACGCCTTGTGTCTTCATGAAGGGACACTTCCACCTGTACGAAGGTTACTCCCTCTGCCAGGTGGGTCGTCCTCATTGCTACCCAGCATGCACTGGGGCGGGGTGGGACGGGGCAGATGCCTACGGCTGATTCTACCTCTGTGTCCAAAGAAAGTATTGCTGGTTGAgagttttgtctttgtgttaaTGTCCCCGTCTTgtccctcctcccccctccccgTCCCCCGCTGGTCCCCCTGTTCACCACAAGGTGACCTTCCCAGTTCGGATCTTCAAGCTGCTGGGTGTGGACTCTCTCCTGGTGACCAACGCCTCGGGGGGGATCTGTCCGGACTTCAAGGTCGGGGACATCATGGTGATCCGGGATCACATCAACCTGCCAGGTTTCGCCGGCCAGCACCCTCTGTGCGGACCCAACGACGAGCGGTGAGGCGCCGCGATGCACCGACCGGAGCCCCAACCCTCTTCCGTCACAGTAAACCTGTCCTCTGTCCCCCGTCCAGGTTCGGGACGCGGTTCCCCTGCATGTCGGATGCCTACAGCAAAGAACTGCGGACGTTGGCGCTGGACGTGGCCTCTGACCTCGGCTGCAGCGTCCGCACCGGCGTCTACTGCATGGTGAGCGGACCCAACTTCGAGACCATCGCCGAGGCCCGCATGCTGCTGACGCTGGGCTGCGACTGCGTGGGTAAGACGGGGACGGGGACGGGGGCAGACATGAACACAGGAGCAACATGGTTCTGGACGTAATGTCCTGGTGAGATCGTCCTTCAACTCGTCCATGTCTCTGATGGATGTCTTCATGTTTAGGGTTCTCCATCATCTTTCTGTCCTCCGACGTCTCTGAATGTCTCTGAATGTCTCTGAATGTCNNNNNNNNNNNNNNNNNNNNNNNNNNNNNNNNNNNNNNNNNNNNNNNNNNNNNNNNNNNNNNNNNNNNNNNNNNNNNNNNNNNNNNNNNNNNNNNNNNNNNNNNNNNNNNNNNNNNNNNNNNNNNNNNNNNNNNNNNNNNNNNNNNNNNNNNNNNNNNNNNNNNNNNNNNNNNNNNNNNNNNNNNNNNNNNNNNNNNNNNNNNNNNNNNNNNNNNNNNNNNNNNNNNNNNNNNNNNNNNNNNNNNNNNNNNNNNNNNNNNNNNNNNNNNNNNNNNNNNNNNNNNNNNNNNNNNNNNNNNNNNNNNNNNNNNNNNNNNNNNNNNNNNNNNNNNNNNNNNNNNNNNNNNNNNNNNNNNNNNNNNNNNNNNNNNNNNNNNNNNNNNNNNNNNNNNNNNNNNNNNNNNNNNNNNNNNNNNNNNNNNNNNNNNNNNNNNNNNNNNNNNNNNNNNNNNNNNNNNNNNNNNNNNNNNNNNNNNNNNNNNNNNNNNNNNNNNNNNNNNNNNNNNNNNNNNNNNNNNNNNNNNNNNNNNNNNNNNNNNNNNNNNNNNNNNNNNNNNNNNNNNNNNNNNNNNNNNNNNNNNNNNNNNNNNNNNNNNNNNNNNNNNNNNNNNNNNNNNNNNNNNNNNNNNNNNNNNNNNNNNNNNNNNNNNNNNNNNNNNNNNNNNNNNNNNNNNNNNNNNNNNNNNNNNNNNNNNNNNNNNNNNNNNNNNNNNNNNNNNNNNNNNNNNNNNNNNNNNNNNNNNNNNNNNNNNNNNNNNNNNNNNNNNNNNNNNNNNNNNNNNNNNNNNNNNNNNNNNNNNNNNNNNNNNNNNNNNNNNNNNNNNNNNNNNNNNNNNNNNNNNNNNNNNNNNNNNNNNNNNNNNNNNNNNNNNNNNNNNNNNNNNNNNNNNNNNNNNNNNNNNNNNNNNNNNNNNNNNNNNNNNNNNNNNNNNNNNNNNNNNNNNNNNNNNNNNNNNNNNNNNNNNNNNNNNNNNNNNNNNNNNNNNNNNNNNNNNNNNNNNNNNNNNNNNNNNNNNNNNNNNNNNNNNNNNNNNNNNNNNNNNNNNNNNNNNNNNNNNNNNNNNNNNNNNNNNNNNNNNNNNNNNNNNNNNNNNNNNNNNNNNNNNNNNNNNNNNNNNNNNNNNNNNNNNNNNNNNNNNNNNNNNNNNNNNNNNNNNNNNNNNNNNNNNNNNNNNNNNNNNNNNNNNNNNNNNNNNNNNNNNNNNNNNNNNNNNNNNNNNNNNNNNNNNNNNNNNNNNNNNNNNNNNNNNNNNNNNNNNNNNNNNNNNNNNNNNNNNNNNNNNNNNNNNNNNNNNNNNNNNNNNNNNNNNNNNNNNNNNNNNNNNNNNNNNNNNNNNNNNNNNNNNNNNNNNNNNNNNNNNNNNNNNNNNNNNNNNNNNNNNNNNNNNNNNNNNNNNNNNNNNNNNNNNNNNNNNNNNNNNNNNNNNNNNNNNNNNNNNNNNNNNNNNNNNNNNNNNNNNNNNNNNNNNNNNNNNNNNNNNNNNNNNNNNNNNNNNNNNNNNNNNNNNNNNNNNNNNNNNNNNNNNNNNNNNNNNNNNNNNNNNNNNNNNNNNNNNNNNNNNNNNNNNNNNNNNNNNNNNNNNNNNNNNNNNNNNNNNNNNNNNNNNNNNNNNNNNNNNNNNNNNNNNNNNNNNNNNNNNNNNNNNNNNNNNNNNNNNNNNNNNNNNNNNNNNNNNNNNNNNNNNNNNNNNNNNNNNNNNNNNNNNNNNNNNNNNNNNNNNNNNNNNNNNNNNNNNNNNNGACCTGgaggctctgctgctgcagcaggtctgaCTGCAGCACGGCTTCATACATCTGGgttgtttttctgaatttgtCCTAGTCcaagttttaaagtgaaaact
Coding sequences within:
- the pnp4b gene encoding purine nucleoside phosphorylase 4b; this translates as MVTTVCSPVPGHEGCLVFGTVEETPCVFMKGHFHLYEGYSLCQVTFPVRIFKLLGVDSLLVTNASGGICPDFKVGDIMVIRDHINLPGFAGQHPLCGPNDERFGTRFPCMSDAYSKELRTLALDVASDLGCSVRTGVYCMVSGPNFETIAEARMLLTLGCDCVGMSMVPEVTVAKHCGLRVLGLTLVTNKVSLDYSREEKVNHDEVLEICKMRAELLQKLVSTLIGRCQQNINTH